Proteins encoded within one genomic window of Triticum aestivum cultivar Chinese Spring chromosome 2D, IWGSC CS RefSeq v2.1, whole genome shotgun sequence:
- the LOC123052295 gene encoding geranylgeranyl pyrophosphate synthase, chloroplastic: MAAFHPLVASRVRLTTPLLPAAAPAAAAAGVSFHRRRFSAIVAAATAHAKTEFDFNSYMGERAVAVNSALDAAVPAGEPPAALHDAMRYALLAGGKRVRPALCLAACVVSGGREAWAMAPAAAVEMVHTMSLVHDDLPCMDDDDLRRGKATCHVVYGEPIAVLAGDALLALAFEHMASVDSYPPDVDPAKHAARVVRSIGELARCIGSEGLVAGQVVDLEMTGSTETVPLDRLEYIHLHKTAALLEASVVIGAIIGGGSEEQIERLRKYARSIGLLFQVVDDILDVTKSSEELGKTAGKDLASDKTTYPKLLGLEKSQEFAEKLLSDAKEQLADFDKEKAAPLLYLANYIAYRQN; encoded by the exons ATGGCAGCGTTCCACCCCCTGGTCGCCTCGCGCGTCCGCCTCACCACcccgctcctccccgccgccgctcccgccgccgccgcagccggggtctccttccaccggcgccgcTTCTCCGCCATCGTCGCCGCGGCGACCGCCCACGCGAAAACCGAGTTTGACTTCAACTCCTACATGGGGGAGCGGGCGGTGGCCGTGAACAGCGCCCTGGACGCGGCCGTCCCGGCCGGCGAGCCCCCCGCGGCGCTCCACGACGCGATGCGGTACGCGCTGCTGGCCGGGGGCAAGCGCGTGCGCCCGGCCCTCTGCCTGGCCGCCTGCGTCGTGTCCGGCGGCCGCGAGGCCTGGGCGATGGCCCCCGCCGCCGCGGTCGAGATGGTGCACACCATGTCGCTCGTGCACGACGACCTCCCCTGCATGGACGACGACGACCTCCGCCGCGGCAAGGCCACCTGCCACGTCGTGTACGGCGAGCCCATCGCCGTGCTCGCCGGCGACGCCCTGCTCGCGCTCGCCTTCGAGCACATGGCCAGCGTCGACTCCTACCCTCCGGACGTTGACCCCGCCAAGCACGCCGCCCGCGTCGTCCGCTCCATTGGTGAGCTCGCGCGCTGTATCGGGTCAGAGGGCCTCGTCGCCGGCCAG GTTGTTGATCTGGAGATGACTGGCTCAACTGAGACTGTTCCACTTGACCGCCTTGAGTACATCCATCTGCACAAGACTGCTGCATTGCTTGAGGCCTCAGTGGTTATTGGAGCAATCATCGGGGGTGGCTCGGAAGAGCAGATTGAGCGGTTGCGCAAGTACGCGAGATCAATTGGGCTGCTGTTCCAGGTGGTTGATGACATTCTTGATGTGACCAAGTCATCAGAGGAGCTAGGGAAGACAGCTGGGAAGGACTTGGCGAGTGACAAGACGACATACCCGAAGTTACTAGGGTTGGAGAAGTCACAGGAATTTGCGGAGAAGTTGCTTTCTGATGCAAAGGAGCAACTTGCTGATTTTGATAAAGAGAAGGCAGCACCGCTATTGTACTTGGCCAATTATATTGCCTATCGGCAGAACTAA
- the LOC123052294 gene encoding uncharacterized protein yields MASNAQFMAVMLLHLCTTSSSLYLGPPRQAHNYLRFADVNRHCQSMLSSATELAYEANRPYQVRHQLSFEKGDWRQDADHAPLLPFVAGDAPKKGARRLPEPLSLATFVVTHVDDDEEHRARPAVNISGVLVLARKSAAPEFAPGMSAVSPEFNLSAGSTRLKIIFVGVYTESADSNGDGDGERVLCKVGSAVLPKRSTGGVDPWDWAKNSDRSSFRSPVTADNNILLVLRYPKKLTLTTRAVAGTMRSTSGASDASYFDTVQLVSGLISYSMYHYQPQELAAGAGHALPSSGADDGVSSRARDVYNGSYPCLVLNRNAYGQVSTVLPGWQCNSTAATGGSCHGIGPFEMDKAADADAFAGVGIIMQDFQCLEQYDMAGPTGTAMVSVVFRALSPWEDWSTARSRSGLSGKTLSAEGVWKTSTGQACMVACRGIAGKKACNFRVCLFFPTTMSITGLDTMLREITGVDAAAGGVAYPPLLSFRQHMSPPRLWGYYPDDGIPLVSYKYNYAKVNQAGELRRRSQLPSHFRKIVAKSLSMRDGAGNDRRSLSSLADRLTLWFMAMPDLFRQEWIERPILHLEVFSLEQVIDRYSPPQHGDGRPTKEPGTEGRILLNVSAELTIFKDRWPQKSVMSLEGVYNPDDGRMHLIGCQDVRLPWQNSSTSRDLGLEQGMDCSIEVKVEYPPTTMHLFVMSTAKVQIASTRTAVDALHFKAVKLRAMPSYPQQRPSGFYRGVVNGVLCIVLLSATIAAVLSQLRYIKTHTDVAPYISLVMLSVQALGYGIPLVTGVEAILARVTLRSSGDVAKATSSGRTPYYMFDTWRLCETIDQAVKVLTVCAFILTVRLGQKVRRSRARMVERSPLDPACVPSDGRVFVYYCGVHLVLFVLILALNREAMAVEQQVALMQDLFLLPQAIGNAVWRINCRPLKGSFYVGVTFLRLLPHAYEYGGPPADFRSRSVDVNAGSQGRFFAKAGDMVIPLAAVALALVVHAQQRCNYAIVSRMGKPEQKKLHHIF; encoded by the coding sequence ATGGCGTCAAATGCACAGTTTATGGCTGTGATGCTGCTACATCTGTGCACCACGTCCTCCTCCCTATACCTCGGTCCACCACGCCAGGCGCACAACTACCTCCGTTTTGCCGACGTCAATCGCCATTGCCAGTCCATGCTCTCGTCGGCCACCGAGCTGGCCTACGAAGCCAACCGTCCCTACCAAGTGAGGCACCAGCTATCCTTCGAGAAGGGCGACTGGCGCCAGGACGCCGACCATGCGCCTCTCCTGCCGTTCGTCGCCGGTGACGCGCCAAAGAAGGGCGCTCGCCGGTTGCCTGAACCCCTGTCCCTTGCAACATTCGTTGTCACGCATgttgacgacgacgaggagcaccGTGCAAGGCCAGCCGTCAACATCAGCGGCGTCCTCGTCCTTGCCCGGAAGAGTGCCGCGCCGGAGTTCGCGCCAGGTATGTCGGCCGTGTCGCCGGAGTTCAACCTTTCGGCGGGCAGCACCAGGCTCAAGATTATATTTGTAGGCGTGTACACGGAGAGTGCAGATAGCAATGGGGATGGCGACGGCGAGCGAGTACTGTGCAAGGTCGGGAGCGCTGTCCTGCCGAAGCGCAGCACCGGCGGCGTTGACCCGTGGGACTGGGCCAAGAACTCCGACCGGAGCAGCTTCCGGTCGCCTGTAACGGCCGACAACAACATACTGCTCGTGCTACGGTACCCGAAGAAGCTGACACTGACAACCCGTGCGGTGGCCGGCACGATGCGGAGCACGAGCGGCGCGTCGGATGCGTCCTACTTTGACACCGTGCAGCTCGTGTCAGGGCTCATCTCCTACAGCATGTACCATTACCAGCCCCAAGAGCTCGCCGCTGGCGCAGGCCACGCGCTCCCTTCGAGCGGCGCCGATGATGGCGTGTCCAGCCGTGCAAGGGATGTGTACAACGGAAGCTATCCATGCCTAGTCCTTAACCGAAATGCTTATGGACAAGTCAGCACCGTGCTCCCCGGATGGCAGTGCAACTCCACGGCAGCGACGGGCGGGTCGTGCCACGGCATCGGGCCGTTCGAAATGGACAAAGCAGCAGACGCGGACGCGTTCGCTGGGGTTGGCATCATAATGCAGGACTTCCAGTGCCTGGAGCAATACGACATGGCCGGCCCGACCGGCACCGCGATGGTGTCGGTCGTGTTCCGCGCCCTGTCCCCATGGGAGGACTGGAGCACGGCGAGGTCGCGCTCCGGGCTTAGCGGGAAGACACTGTCGGCCGAGGGAGTCTGGAAAACATCGACAGGGCaggcctgcatggtggcatgccgTGGCATCGCGGGCAAGAAGGCGTGCAACTTCCGGGTGTGCCTCTTCTTCCCGACGACGATGTCCATTACCGGCCTCGACACCATGCTGCGAGAGATAACCGGCGTGGACGCAGCAGCCGGCGGAGTGGCATACCCGCCCCTCCTGTCGTTCCGGCAGCACATGAGCCCGCCACGCCTATGGGGCTACTATCCCGACGATGGCATACCGCTGGTGTCATACAAATACAACTACGCGAAGGTCAATCAGGCCGGCGAGCTGCGCCGGAGGAGCCAATTGCCGTCGCACTTCCGCAAGATCGTTGCGAAGTCTCTGTCCATGAGAGATGGCGCTGGCAATGACAGGAGGAGCCTGTCCAGCCTCGCCGACAGGCTCACTCTCTGGTTCATGGCCATGCCAGACCTGTTCCGGCAGGAATGGATTGAGCGTCCGATCCTTCACTTGGAGGTCTTCTCCCTCGAGCAGGTCATCGACCGCTATTCACCCCCGCAACACGGGGATGGCAGACCAACAAAAGAGCCTGGAACGGAGGGGCGCATACTACTCAATGTGTCGGCCGAGCTCACCATTTTTAAGGATCGTTGGCCCCAAAAATCAGTGATGTCGCTTGAAGGCGTGTACAATCCAGACGACGGTCGGATGCACCTGATCGGCTGCCAAGATGTCCGGCTCCCGTGGCAAAACTCATCGACAAGCAGAGATCTGGGACTCGAACAAGGGATGGACTGCTCCATCGAGGTGAAAGTCGAGTACCCGCCGACCACGATGCACTTGTTTGTCATGTCGACGGCGAAGGTGCAGATAGCGAGCACGAGGACGGCCGTCGACGCGCTGCATTTCAAGGCGGTGAAGCTCAGGGCTATGCCCTCGTACCCGCAGCAGCGGCCCAGCGGGTTCTACCGAGGCGTCGTCAATGGCGTGCTCTGCATTGTACTGCTATCAGCCACGATCGCGGCCGTGCTCAGCCAGCTGCGCTACATCAAGACGCACACCGACGTGGCGCCGTACATCTCCCTGGTCATGCTCAGCGTCCAGGCTCTCGGCTACGGCATCCCGCTGGTCACGGGCGTCGAGGCGATCCTAGCGAGGGTGACCTTGCGCTCGTCCGGCGATGTCGCCAAGGCGACGTCTTCTGGACGAACTCCCTACTACATGTTTGACACGTGGCGGCTGTGCGAGACCATCGACCAGGCGGTGAAGGTCCTCACGGTCTGCGCCTTCATCCTCACGGTGCGCCTCGGCCAGAAGGTGCGGCGCTCGAGGGCGCGCATGGTGGAGCGGTCGCCGCTGGACCCGGCGTGCGTGCCGAGCGACGGCAGGGTGTTCGTCTACTACTGCGGCGTGCACCTGGTGCTCTTCGTGCTCATCCTCGCGCTCAACAGGGAGGCCATGGCCGTCGAGCAGCAGGTGGCGCTGATGCAGGACCTGTTCCTGCTCCCGCAGGCGATTGGCAACGCCGTGTGGCGGATAAACTGCAGGCCGCTCAAGGGGAGCTTCTACGTCGGCGTCACCTTCCTGCGCCTGCTGCCGCACGCGTATGAATACGGAGGGCCGCCGGCTGATTTCCGTTCGCGCTCGGTCGACGTCAATGCCGGCAGTCAAGGGCGCTTCTTCGCCAAGGCAGGCGACATGGTGATACCGCTTGCCGCGGTCGCGCTCGCGCTCGTAGTGCACGCACAGCAGCGATGCAACTACGCGATTGTTAGTAGGATGGGCAAGCCGGAGCAGAAGAAGCTGCATCACATCTTCTAA